In Salmo salar chromosome ssa15, Ssal_v3.1, whole genome shotgun sequence, one genomic interval encodes:
- the pcmtd2b gene encoding protein-L-isoaspartate O-methyltransferase domain-containing protein 2 produces MGGAVSAGEDNDELIDNLKEAHYIRSDLVERAFRAIDRADYYLEEYRDSAYKDLAWRHGNIHLSAPCIYSEVMEALDLHPGLSFLNLGSGTGYLSTMVGLILGPFGVNHGVELHADVIEYAYQKLDYFIKTSESFDKFEFCEPSFVAGNCLEIPSESRQYDRVYCGAGVQRDHEEYMMNLLKVGGILVLPLEEKLTKITRTGQSSWETKKIIAVSFAPLVLPKDYTSNIKPKTAPLPMFEVRTLQELARIAIRHTLRVTTDSGEGQPRGRGSFGGGRGLGVSGLHKYGPRFKRRRIHRRHCNSVVLSSALPISAPLDNNNNRGGQEEEQGRATRGAGEEEEEAAEEEAEEEAERETGELLRAEPPINILRERILCLPLPEPLKMYLLYYREK; encoded by the exons ATGGGAGGAGCTGTGAGCGCTGGGGAGGATAATGATGAGTTGATTGACAACCTGAAGGAGGCACACTACATCCGTTCGGACCTGGTGGAGCGGGCCTTCAGGGCCATCGACCGGGCCGACTACTACCTGGAGGAGTACCGTGACAGCGCCTACAAGGACCTGGCCTGGAGGCACGGCAACATCCACCTATCAGCCCCCTGCATCTACTCAGAGGTGATGGAAGCCCTGGACCTGCACCCTGgcctctccttcctcaacctggGCAGTGGGACTGGGTACCTCAGCACTATGGTGGGCCTCATACTGG GTCCATTTGGTGTGAACCATGGGGTGGAGCTGCATGCTGATGTGATTGAGTACGCTTACCAGAAGCTAGACTACTTCATCAAAACCAGCGAAAGCTTTGACAA gtttgaGTTCTGCGAGCCCTCCTTTGTGGCGGGGAACTGCCTGGAGATCCCCTCTGAGAGCAGGCAGTATGACAGGGTGTATTGTGGGGCGGGAGTGCAGAGAGACCATGAAGAATACATGATGAACCTGCTGAAGGTGGGGGGTATTCTGGTACTGCCTCTAGAGGAGAAG CTAACCAAGATCACGCGTACAGGCCAGAGCAGCTGGGAGACCAAAAAGATCATTGCTGTGTCCTTCGCTCCCCTGGTGCTCCCCAAAGATTACACCAGTAACATCAAACCCAAGACCGCCCCACTAC CCATGTTTGAGGTGCGGACGCTGCAGGAGCTGGCTCGTATAGCCATCCGTCACACCCTGAGAGTGACCACGGACAGCGGGGAGGGTCAGCCACGGGGCCGGGGCTCTTTTGGAGGAGGCAGGGGCCTGGGGGTCAGTGGGCTCCACAAGTACGGCCCTCGCTTTAAACGCCGGCGCATTCATCGGCGCCACTGCAACTCTGTGGTACTGAGCAGTGCCCTCCCTATCTCCGCCCCCCTGGACAACAACAATAACCGCGGGGgccaggaggaggagcagggaagGGCAACCCGGGGagcgggagaggaggaggaggaggctgcggaggaggaagcagaggaggaagcagagagggagacgggggagcTACTCAGGGCAGAGCCACCTATAAACATCCTGAGAGAGAGGATTCTCTGTCTGCCCCTCCCGGAGCCTCTGAAGATGTACCTGCTGTACTACCGGGAGAAATGA